In the Primulina eburnea isolate SZY01 chromosome 15, ASM2296580v1, whole genome shotgun sequence genome, tggtatgcggcgtggcatctcgATATGTCTCTCCTCACGCTGTTCCTCCTCGCGTTCTGGCTCGTGTCTCTCCATAAGTTCTTTAAGCCTCTGCTGTTGTCTCCTTCTGCGgaaggttctttcaatttcaggatcgaattcaagctccacgtcaagtgactttggcatgcactggaagGGATATCTGTAAGAAAATGTGAAGTGTTATCTCAAGAGAAATGAAATAATGCTAaaggaaataactaaaaataaaattgtagattaacagtccccggcaacggcgccaaaaacttgatcgagcaaaacttgcactatgaattccccaagaaaatatgattttgtatgctcaaaatgtaatcgcaagtgcacgatgtcaagtaatagtatagtgtatatgaatacgagtatcgttccactggagactgtctttaacaattattattttagttattaaaactttagcgacgaaatttgattgtttgttttatgactaataaaattcaagaaaatttaaataaacaagctcaaagattaaatgatgaaatatgaatgctaaatcaatggattaaatttcaaatgataaaagaatttgttgggaattctggttcacctaccccttattaattaattaattcgttcgattgtgttctacgcttccgacaggatttcctattcaattgaagaCACTCTCTCGAgatatgccaaactaattcactcaatgaagtaattaaatgtctttaattatttatcaagaatgaaccgcatttcgattgatgaaatcccctagttttcgaccctaaggactatgactatcggcacgtatccaatttcatatgtctatgcaaattgtagatccgcagattatactactcgatcctatcactagttattctctcgaactcactcgtgatataaaattgtcgtaaaagttagctacgctcaaacgacacaataaaaatcgtagtacaatcaagaataaagcacaactcaaaatataaattaatcaactaaaagtttggggtaggatcccctttaatcccaacaaatattaaaattagctactagaattcataatgaaaataagcaaaacaatatttaaacaatggaaaataaactagaaatacgagacgtgacgaaatctgcgaagaacgatgcccggaagccgtcgaatcttcaatccaagtgcaaagGCTCTCCAAAAACTCCTTGTGCTCCTGCAAATCCGTCTGAATCATCCCTCAAAAACGTGCAATAGCCTTACCATATCAACCACACCTCCAAAATAAGGTAGAGAATCGCGCACGataatttccaaaaataggcggcgctcgggcggtagaaaagtaccgctcgagcgccacactttcTGTAATTCTCCTTGGCACATgcagcattcgcgctcgggtggtagaaaactaccgctcgagcgccgacctttctgtctTCGGATGCAccttctcgcgcccgggcggtagaaatgtaccgcccgagcgccaaacttTCTGTCTTCTTCTCTTTGCTAGTCaaatgtggcgcccgggcggtagaaatctaccgctcgagcgccgaactTTCTGTCCAAAGTTCCTTGTCTTCAACACTTTACACTTTGCTTCATTCTTGGTTtttccgaccatttttcctgcaattTCATCACatacaagtgagacatgataaaatgcaaatgattactcgaaaatgaacaaaaagtaaaataaatgcatgcatgcacagtgcaaacacaactaaaccaatgcaataaaacacgtaaaaacgacacatatcatATACCAACATTCATAAATTCGAAAAGAAGAACTTGATTTTATTGAGTTCCAATGGAGTACATAAGAAAGTTCAGAAAGTAAAATACATTGACGACAGAATTAAGAATAATACTTCCTAAGGTGATAAGCATTCCAAGGCCTCTTCAAAGCTTTGCCTTGTGTATTCTCCAAGTAATAGGCTCCAGAGCTCAGTCTCTCGATCACCTTGAAGGGACCCTCCCACTTTGGGTCCAATTTTCCCCTCTGCTTTTCTTGCACCTTCCTTAGGACCAAATCACCCACTTGAAAGTTTCTCTGCACGACTCTCCGATTATAAGACTGTGCAATGCGGTTCTTATAAGCTTCCAGTTGAATGCTGGCAGACTCTCTCTTTCGCTCCAACAGATCAAGGTCAGTAGCGCGTCTCGCACCATTGTCCTCGTCATAAAACATCACCCTTGCCGATTCCAACCCGATCTCAGCCGGGAGCACTGCTTCAGTACCATAAACCAAACCGAAAGGAGTTTCTTTGGTTCCTTCTCTCGGAGTGGTTCGGTATGCCCATAAGACACTTGGTAGCTCATCCACCCAATTGCCTTTAGCTTTGCCCAGTCGAACTTTCAGACCCTGCACCAGCGTCCGATTAGTCACCTCTACCTGGCCATTACTCTGCGGGTAAGCTACAGAGGTAAAGACCTGTTGGATCTTCATCTCCTTACACCAAGCTTGGATCTTGGCCCCTTGGAACTGTCTCCCATTATCGGATATCAGTCTCCTGGGTACCCCGTATCTGCATACTTTATTCTTCCACAAGAACTTCATGACGTCATTCTCAGTGATTCTGGCCAACGGTTCTGCCTCCACCCATTTTGAGAAATAGTCAACCGCTACCAAAAGGAATTTCTTCTGAGCAGGAGCTGTAGGAAAAGGTCCCACAATATCCATTCCCCACTGGTCAAAAGGACAGGCGGCCGTGACAGTCTTCATCATGGCCGCTGGCCGGTGATGCAATCGGGCATGACGTTGACAACTATCACAAGACATCACTAACTCTTGAGCATCATACAGTATCGAGGGCCAAGAATAACCGGCGAGCATCACTTTCCTCGCCAATGCATAAGCCCCTAGATGATTTCCACAACGTCCCTCGTGAACCTCTCGGAGCACATAATCAGCCTCTGTATAACTCAAACATCGAAGAAGCGGCCCTGCAAAAGATGTTCTAAACAACACATCTCCGACCATCACATAACGTGAACATTTCATCTTCAACTTACGAGCTTCGCGAGGGTCATCGGGAAGCTTTCCCTCTTTCAAATAATCAGTTATTGCGGTTCTCCAATCCTCCTCCTCCTGTTCAACTGCGGGTGAACTCGTTTGAGGTGTGAGTTCAATTTCAAATACCACATCTCTAGTCTTCCAACTCCCCATTGTCCCAGCCATTTTGGCTAGAGTGTCTGccttctcattttctttcctggGAATCTGTTCAAATGTAATCTCCGTGAATTTCTCTCTGACTCTGTCCACTTCTTGAGCATACTCAATAAGtttctcatctttcacatcATACATTCCCTTCATCTGCTGCGCTACCAACTGTGAGTCAGAAAAAATAAGTACCCAGGTAGCTCCTACACTTTTGGCTGCTCGCAGTCCCGCCAACACAGCCTCATATTCTGCCTCATTGTTGGATGCTCGAAAGTCCAACCTAACTGCCAACTTCACTTCCTCCTCAGCTGGTGAAATCAGTACCACTCCTACCCCGCTCCCCTCTTTAGAAGATGAACCATCAACATATACTTTCCAAGGGTCCTCATTTTCAAGATGCACAGTCTCAGCTAGAAAATCAGCTAAGGCTTGTGCTTTGATAGATGTTCTTGGCTCATACTGGATGTCATACTCCCCTAGCTCAGTGGTCCACTTGATCAAGCGGCCAGACATATCCGAATGAGTTAGAATTCTGCCCAATGGGCTGTTCGTGAGCACCACAATCGGATGAGATAAGAAGTAAGGCCTCAAGCGTCTGGCTGTCATTACCAAAGCCAAAGCCAATTTTTCCAACTCGGAGTATCGGATCTCTGCCCCTTTGAGCGCATGCGAAACATAGTACACCGGTTGCTGAACTGATCCATCCAGCTTAACAAGGACTGAACTCACAGCCCCTTCAGTGGCAGATAAATATACCCATAAAGGCTCACCCGTTGCCGGTTTGTCCAGGACGGGAAGCTCGGCCAGGTACTCCTTCAATTCTGTGAAAGCCTTCTCACAATCCGGCCcccattcaattttttttgctTTTCGCAAGGTCCAGAAGAAAGGTAAGCTCCTGTGGGCGGACCTCGAGATAAAACGTGCCAGCGCAGCAATCCTCCCCGTCAACTGCTGAACATCTTTGGGCCCCCGAGGGGAGACCATACCCTGGATGGCTTGAACTTTCTCGGGGTTAGCCTCAATCCCCCTCTCTGTCACCATATAGCCCAGAAACTTCCCACTCTTCACCCCAAATATACACTTTTGAGGGTTCAGCTTCAGCCCATAGGTCCTGAGGGTGGAAAATGTCTCCACTAGGTCAGGTATGAGCAGGGTCGAATCCTTAGACTTTACCatgatgtcatccacatacACTTCCACATTCCTCCCACCTGCTTAGAAAAGACTTTATCCATCAACCGCTGATACGTGGCTCCGGCATTTTTGAGTCCGAAGGGCATGACCACGTAACAGAAAGTTCCTTCAGAGGTGATGAAACTTACTTTATCTTGATCCTCCACTGCCAAGGGGATTTGATGGTACCCCTGATAAGCGTCCAACATGCACAAATACTGATGTCCGGCTGTGGAGTCCACCAACTGATCTATCCGCGGCAAGGGATAACAATCTTTAGGACATGCTTTGTTGAGATCTCTGAAGTCCACACACATCCTCCATTTTCCTGAACTTTTCGGAACAAGAACGACATTCGAGAGCCAAGTAGGAAATTGTACCTCTCGAATGTGCCCAGCACTGAGCAACTCTCCCACCTCCTTTTTTATAACTATATCTTTCTCGGGACCGAAGTGTCTTTTCTTCTGTTTCACGGGACGAGAATTCGGTAAGATGTTTAAACGATGTTCTGCTACATCTGGACTCGTCCCTGTGAGCTCTTGGGCTGACCAAAGATTAGCTTGTAAACAAGTAATAAGTTTTTCCCTTACCTCTGGGTCAAGGTCAGGGGCTATTCTTAGAGTTTTCTTGTCAGGCCCCAATGTCACGATCTCCGGCTTCTCATCCATCACCTCATGAACCTCCCTCCTTACCACGGACAACCCGCTTCGCCCCCTTCTAATCATATTGACCTCCACACGTGCCCTCTTCCCCTCTTCTCTCACTATTCCTTCATAACATCTTCGTGCAACTTTCTGGTCTCCACACAAGACTCCCACCTCCTTTCCCACAGGAAATTTCAACTTCTGATGATACGTGAAAGCTACGGCTCTGAAATCCTTTAAGGCTGGCCGCCCCAGGATTCCATTATACGATGAGGGGGTATCTACCACGGTAAATGTTATCATCTTTGTTACCCGCCGAGAGTCACGTCCCAAAGATAGGGGAAGAGTAATCTGGCCCAACGGCGGAATGGCATGGCCTGCGAACCCATATAGAGGAGTGGAGACTGGATCAAACTCGAATCCTTCGACTTTCATCTGGTCCAACGTGCTCTTAAACAATATATTTACAGAGCTCCCATTATCAATGAAGATCCTTGCCACATCGTAATTGGCAATGGTGGCCGTCaccaccaaggcatcgttatgAGGGGCCACGATGCTTCGGAGGTCCTCCGGCCCGAAACTGATGATGGGATCCGGGGGCAGGTCCGCACCTCTAGAAATCTCAAAATTTTCCAACCTCCTCCCATGCGCTTTCCGCGCTCTCCCGGAATCtccatcagtagcaccccccgagatcatatgaatcatcCCTCTCGTGGGGTGGTTATCCTCATTCATTCTCCTCCTCGATTCAGCGGGCTCCCGAGGGACATCCTGACCTCGACCCTCTCTCCTCGGCGCTTCGATCCTTGGATGTATCCATGGAGGGCCTCGACCCCCGCCTAGAAGACGGGCGAGATCTCAGCTCACTCCCGGACGAGGACCCTTCCTGTCTACCCCGTGGCGGAGGTCGAGCACTGCTCTCAACCCTCTGTGACTTCTCCCCCCTCTCACCCGACTCCCTCACCTCCATCACCTTATCCCGACTCCTATTCAGAGGAACATGTGATGAGAATTGTCCTCTACCTTTGGTTATGTCCTCATCTCTTTCTCATGCACCCCTCTTCTTTCCACCTCTCTTGGCTCCCTCCACCCTACTTCCTCCGGGCCGGTTTTCCATCCTCCTGTATCGTTGAGCATCCTCCAAGTTTACATATTTCTCCGCCCGAGCTAACAAGTCATCATAGCTCGACGGAGGCTTCTTGACCAGCGATTTGAAGAATTCTCCCCCCCTCAGCCCTTGGGTAAAGGCGCTTATCATGATGTCAGGGGTAGCCGCTGGTATTTCTAGCGCTGCAGTGTTGAAGCGCTGGACAAACTCCCGCAACGTTTCAGCCTCTTGCTGTTTCATCACAAATAGACTCAAATAGTTCTTTTGATGCCTCTTGCTGCTGGCAAATCGGTGCAAGAAGGCTGCAGAGAAATCCTCGAACGACTGTATGGAGTTGGGCTGCAGGGTATTAAACCATTGCTGGGCGGACCTCACCAACGTGTCCAGAAACACCCTGCACCTGACTCCGTCCGAATATTGGTGCAACAGAGCCGCATTCTCAAATcttcccaagtgttcctcagggTCTGTATGTCAGTCATACTCTCCAACGATTGATTGTCGGAAATTCGGAGGGAGCCCTTCCTCCAAGATGGCTAGTGAGAAAAGGCTTCCTCTCTTGGGTACCGGCGCCCTGCTTCCCACCTGCTCCCTCAATCTCCGTATCTCCTTCCACATCTCCCCCATCCCACTAATTTCTCCACTTTGAGGTGGTTGCGTCTCTTCAACCCTGCTCTGGTGGACTTCAACATTTTCCTCACGCTCCTGTCGGGCGGCCTGTTCCTCTGCAAATATAGATTCTTGATTCCGCTTCATGGCCTCATTCACAGTTCGGGTGATAAATTGGCCCAGCTGTTCCAGGGTCAAGTTTCCCACATTCTCATTGGGACGGGTTTGCTCGACCCTCGTCTCGTGATTGGGCTGCTCAGTTCTGgtctcttgacgaggttgttcATGTCTCGTCTCAAGATGCGGTTGCTCCTGCCTCGCCTCAGCATGAGACTGTTCGGGTCCCCTCTGAGGACACGATGACGCTGAGTTAACTCTTCTACTCCCTCGCCTCcctaccatctctacgtctcaactcagatcttcccacagacggcgccaagtgatactcacgggaaattcaGGGTCCGATCCACGCAAGCGTCACTAATCCAGACACGGGCTTCAaaattaccctgagcctgaaatcacaaataagaccgttaggagggggccaggagggtgtcctggcgtagcccctccgacgctcaagtcagagactgaggatatatggggggagcagctaagggtgctgctgaaagcaatatagtgaatgaaatatcatacgctcaaacctggtatttatagaagaATACCTGAGCTTGACATGGGCCCTTCACCTGTGGGCCTTAGATATGGGCCGGGGGTTTGGGCCAGATCTTGATGGgctcatccatggggtatcataaattttaaacataaagtTTACTTAAAAATTAAAGATCTCATAAATtgttataaatataattatcgGAGAAGACTTATAGGATGAGCATGTTAAACAGTGGAGATGGAGAGACGGATATGGATCCGCCAAAAAATCTTAACGGATCGGGTCTTTGTGCCAGCGAACCCGACCCAAAGCCGGCAGTTGTCATTAACGTGTTGAGTTGTCAAAAGGCTGAGTTTGCCGAAAGCTAGTTTAAAGAAAAAATCGAGTTCTACAATTATATCTTGGACTGGTTTCATTAAAATTCCCGAGTATGTAGCCATCCCTGCTCTTTGGTATATCAAGAAAACTGATTTCTCTGAGATGGTGTGCTGACAGTTATCTTAAGacgcaaggaaattttcagccTTAAAATCAACATGGAAACATGTAGTAGTATAAATTATCACTGAATCCAAAGGGAGATTATTCGACTTTTGCAGACGCCAGTATAACATACACCAACTATGGTAGAGATACAATTTGAGTATGGTGGCATCACATCCGACTCTTCTGCACTGGTCCCATCTCCTTCGCCTTCGCCCTCAACAGATGCTTCTGTATTTTCCCGGTCGCAGTCTTTGGCAACTGTCCAAAAACTACTGATTTTGGAACCCAGTACGCAGGCATTTTGGAACGACAAAACTTCATTATATCTCCGGCCAGTCTTTGCTGGTCAGACTCGTCAATCCCTTGCTTTAACGTCACGAATGCACAAGGGGACTCCCCCCATTGCTCATCAGGCCTAGCCACCACCGAAACTTCGAGTATGGATGGATGCTGGTATAGGATATTCTCCACCTCAACACTGCTTATATTTTCGCCTCCTGAGATAATGATATCCTTTGATCTGTCTTTGATTTCTATGTAACCATCTGAATGCTTCACACCGAGATCACCTGAATGGAACCAACCACCGGCAAAGGCCTCTTTGTTGACGTTTGGGTTCTTTAGATAGCCCTTCATTACAACATTTCCCCTGAACACGATTTCACCGATTGTGGTTCCATCAGCAGGGACCGGTTTCATATCTTGAGTACTTACAACATCCAATCCCTCCAGGGCAACATATCTAATGCCTTGCCGTGAATTCATACGAGCTTGAGCATCAGGTGGTAGGGAATCCCACTCAGGTTTCCATGCACATATGGTAGAGGGACCGAAAGTTTCAGAAAGCCCGTAAGTGTGCGTGACTCGAAAGCCTTGTTGTGACATTGCAAAGAGAACGGCAGGGGGTGGGGCAGCACCTGCTGTCATCACATGGACAACACGAGGGAGGGGAAGAATGGCCTCGTCTTTGGGGGCGTTCACTATGGTATTCAGAACCACTGGAGCAGCACAAAAATGTGTCACACCAAGATTAGCAATAGCCGCATACACACCCTTAGCTGTGACCTAAAGAGACACAGAGCCCAATATCAATTGAAGCCTGAGTTTGGACACCTAAGCACCAAACTATAAAAATCAGTTCTTCCCCTGCATTTTAAAATGCTTCTTGTTTTCAAAAGACAAGGCAGAATCAATAAGAAAGTTTAAAATGCTTCATTCGATCTTCGAGGAGAAGGCAAGTTAAAATTCCCCAAATCATTGCAATGTTTGTCTTTCATCCCAAAAAGTCGTTTCTCCttaccaaaaaataaaatgaagtaGTACCACCTCATTCTCAATCTTTCCCCACACATTTTCTTTTTTCAATTCTGGACTCTTCAACACAATCATACAAAAGCTTCCCAAACCTATTGAATTATTACATAACTTTATAAAACATATtacattttcagattttaaaatatcataaatcctATCATCAtccaaacaattaaaaattcaaCCATAATTTAATAATGAttatccaaaaaaataaaacattaatgATCAAAACAGTCTAATACCAAACAAACCTTTTTCATCTCCCTAAACATTTCTCGAAAGCATTCTcgaaaactttttccaaatacGCTAAAACTAAAACCATACATTGCGTATAATTTTGGTAAATTGATTCAATCTTTTTAAGcatttttagaattttaaaaatccaatttaatatcgattttttttaagaaaatcacttccattttcaataaaattaaattaatgtaCGGCCATGGAGCTAAGATTCAGATTTAGGAAGGCAGGGAACACCAAAACCGAAATGTCTGAGAATACCTGCCTGAGGCACACATTTGTACCAAAAAGTGCTGCGAGGCTCCAGGTGAAACACCAACCATTACAATGGAACATAGGTAAagtccaaaggtaaaaccgcaCCTTCTTTCATCCCCCAAACTATAGCATTACTCAGAGACATGAGATACGCACCTCGATGGTGCAGCACCACCCCCTTGGGACTTGCTGTTGTACCGGAGGTATAACCTAATGCAATGCTTTGCCACTCGTCCTTTGGGGGTTTCCATGCAAACTCAGGGTCACCAGTTTCCAAGAATTTCTCATATTCAATTGCACCTCTTCTCAATGCATATTCGAGTGACTTTTGATCGCAGCTTTTATCAGCAATAACGATGATCGGTGGTTTGTATTTGCCTTTGCTCTCACTAGCTATAATTTGCAAGGCTTCCTCAGCCAAATGATAAAATTCTTGGTCCACCATTATAATCGCAGCTTGTGAATGTCCCAACAGAAAGGCGACAGTCTGTGGATTTAGACGGATATTGACAGCATTTAGCACCGCTCCGGACATTGGAACTCCAAAATGAGCTTCGTACATGGCTGGAATGTTTGGTGCAATCACGGCAACCTGTCATTATGAAAAAGAAAAGCATTCGGCGAAAAATGGACAACATTAAGGATTAAGACAAGTACATTTTACACTTCAACATAAGGTCATTTGAGATTGTGTTACATAGAACACCAAACGAAGTGGAAAATAAGAGCACTTGCATAGATTTTGAATTCctgtttttcaaaaaataataaaattctatTGTTGTCGAGTTTCTTGAGCATTTTCTCATGGTCATCAATAAGTTCAATAATTGTTCATCATTCTTGGCTAATaagttaaaaaataatagaTCTATAAAAAATTAGTTCAAATCATTCCCCCACTCTGCCACTCTATGTGTCGAAGTCCTCCAATATCTCAGACAAGATATATCCTAACTTTTCATTGTCCCTTTCTCACACCCTATCTTAATCCGAAATCAAATAAAAGATGCCAATGTCATAAGCTAGATTCATGAATAATAATTTACACGATAATGCCCACGTACAAACTTAGAGGCGTAAATAACTGATTCCAATCAGATTTTAGATTGCTAAAGCCAGATTGGCATTTCTAATCTTAAGTCTTAACATATAAATTTTGGGGGTAAATTTCCCTTGTCTTGATAAAAATGTCTTTTGGCACTTTCCTGTCTCGTAAATTAATTTTTGTTCTATCATAAAAGATTGTCTATCATGGCATTTTCTTCTTCACTTTCCATCTAATATACGATGGTTTGGGCACTTAACTACCTCATTTTCTCACATATTCATCTTCTCCgtcatattaaatttatttttcatacaACCAGGCGCTCATTCAACTTGAACTTCAAACACAAGGTTTACTAAATTAATTGCCTCATTGCAAAGCAAACCAGTCGACCATTTTTTTTTCTCCCATTGATTGCTTTAAATGCCTCAAGTACTTGATCCATAGTTTCTTTTATATATGTCAAAATGGGCTAGCGGGGCGGGTTGGGGCAAGACGGCCTGCAACCCACCAATTTTATGAGTAATTTGGCGGACGGCCGGCAACCCACCATTAGGCGGGCCCGCCTGGCCCAATGGGCTTAGCCCTTTTTGACACCTTTAGTTTCTCTAGATTCAGATTAATATAGCCCCATATATGTCCTATAATCACCTCAACTCTCTATGGTTAAGTTGATCGACACCAATAGGCCACAAGTGTACTTAACACCTGCTTCCAAAAGCTTCATGAGGTCTAGACAAATCTGAGGTTAAGTTGGATCAATCAAACTTGGGGTAGCTCTTCCAACATCTGCCTTCTCCGATCGCAAGACTCAAAGCAATGATCTTGCTAAAGAAAGGGACTCAAGCTTCTTACCACTTGAATGAACATGTCtggtttattttttattacaaaAAATGTGGATGCTAAAAACAACTCAAGCATTGACACCACCTCAATAGAGAAATGACTGCCTTAATTTAAAGTAA is a window encoding:
- the LOC140815489 gene encoding uncharacterized protein; protein product: MNEDNHPTRGMIHMISGGATDGDSGRARKAHGRRLENFEISRGADLPPDPIISFGPEDLRSIVAPHNDALVVTATIANYDVARIFIDNGSSVNILFKSTLDQMKVEGFEFDPVSTPLYGFAGHAIPPLGQITLPLSLGRDSRRVTKMITFTVVDTPSSYNGILGRPALKDFRAVAFTYHQKLKFPVGKEVGVLCGDQKVARRCYEGIVREEGKRARVEVNMIRRGRSGLSVVRREVHEVMDEKPEIVTLGPDKKTLRIAPDLDPEVREKLITCLQANLWSAQELTGTSPDVAEHRLNILPNSRPVKQKKRHFGPEKDIVIKKEVGELLSAGHIREVQFPTWLSNVVLVPKSSGKWRMCVDFRDLNKACPKDCYPLPRIDQLVDSTAGHQYLCMLDAYQGYHQIPLAVEDQDKVSFITSEGTFCYVVMPFGLKNAGATYQRLMDKVFSKQVGGMWKCMWMTSW
- the LOC140813619 gene encoding LOW QUALITY PROTEIN: acetate--CoA ligase CCL3-like (The sequence of the model RefSeq protein was modified relative to this genomic sequence to represent the inferred CDS: deleted 1 base in 1 codon), producing the protein MAEDRDIDHLPKNSANYTALTPLGFLERAALVHPTRKSLIHGSIDYTWLQTYRRCRQLASALTKRSVTFGSTVAVIAPNIPAMYEAHFGVPMSGAVLNAVNIRLNPQTVAFLLGHSQAAIIMVDQEFYHLAEEALQIIASESKGKYKPPIIVIADKSCDQKSLEYALRRGAIEYEKFLETGDPEFAWKPPKDEWQSIALGYTSGTTASPKGVVLHHRGAYLMSLSNAIVWGMKEGAVYLWTLPMFHCNGWCFTWSLAALFGTNVCLRQVTAKGVYAAIANLGVTHFCAAPVVLNTIVNAPKDEAILPLPRVVHVMTAGAAPPPAVLFAMSQQGFRVTHTYGLSETFGPSTICAWKPEWDSLPPDAQARMNSRQGIRYVALEGLDVVSTQDMKPVPADGTTIGEIVFRGNVVMKGYLKNPNVNKEAFAGGWFHSGDLGVKHSDGYIEIKDRSKDIIISGGENISSVEVENILYQHPSILEVSVVARPDEQWGESPCAFVTLKQGIDESDQQRLAGDIMKFCRSKMPAYWVPKSVVFGQLPKTATGKIQKHLLRAKAKEMGPVQKSRM